The Arachis duranensis cultivar V14167 chromosome 9, aradu.V14167.gnm2.J7QH, whole genome shotgun sequence genomic sequence CTCACCCTATATCAGCTTGATTTCACATGAACTTCAATCATGTCACCATCTTCCATCCCAAGGGTATCCGGGGTTTCGGAAGGACTGATTTTATCACCATCAAATGATAACACTATCTTGTTTTGATCACATCCCAGTTTCTCAGCATACATTTTGAAAATCCTTTCAAACTTGTCATcctacagagaattgaagaacaaGATTCAGACATCAAgctgaaatataaaaaaattatctccaCTCTGccaaattatcataaaatatgacCTAAAAAGAAATGCAAAATCAGATCTTTCTAAAAAGCATCACAAACTCTGGTTTAAATGGTGCAAACTGAAATTCAATTTATTTCATTTCAACATATATAGCAGAGTCACCATGTCCTACATTTCAACACAAGTTTTAGTTACAAGTTACAACCTATATTTGACCACAAATGCAAAGCACTAACTTTTTGGAAAAGCAGACGCTAGTTTTGAAATTACAAAGCAATAAGAAATACAAATAGTACAATGACTACACGAAGTATAAGTACTGGAGAAATTATATACCCTGTACACACGAACTGGCTTCTTTTCGCTCTTGTCTTGAATTGAGATCAAAATCTTAGGTCTTTCTGCAGGTTTTGATGTTTTCTCACTTGTATCATCCATGGAAGACTTCGGTGAATCACAGATTTCACTTTTTTCAGACTCCTCAACAGTTTTGAACAAATCTTGAAGTTCTTGCTTCTTCAATCTACATAGATGAATAAAACCTTATAAGAAACTCAACCAAAAACGTGGTAGGttttcttttaaaatcaaaGATAACTGAGCATGTTTTCTTCtgtttcaactttcaattaGTCATTACTCTTATCCACATTATTAACACACAAACAAGAGGGAGGTATTACCAAAAAAATCTAAACTGTTGCAGTTCATCATTTCATTACACAATATAGATATTAGTGTGGATCGTGCAACATGCTTAATTGGTTATATAGTAATAATCGCAAGGATCTGGCAATTGTAAAATGAAAATTAGTTTGAAGAGTAAAAAATGCACATAACCTCAACTTCTTGAGTGTTGAATCTTCATCAATAGACTTGTGTGCATCAGTGGAGACCTTTGGTGGAGGAGGCAACCAATCATCCTCATCGTCAATATCCACCACCGGCACCGGCTTCACGTCAGTCTTCTTCTTCTCAGGCACAACCTAAATCCCAACAACAGTTTCAATAAGTTCCCAAATTGCAGAAACAATCAATTGCAAATAGGTAGAAAGTCGGAGCAATGCTGTAATTACAGGATCATGAGAGG encodes the following:
- the LOC107467400 gene encoding uncharacterized protein LOC107467400 isoform X3; this encodes MADDEFADELEPLFDYSRVQPPVIPLDDDDDDDKDAVPPKKGKASHDPVVPEKKKTDVKPVPVVDIDDEDDWLPPPPKVSTDAHKSIDEDSTLKKLRLKKQELQDLFKTVEESEKSEICDSPKSSMDDTSEKTSKPAERPKILISIQDKSEKKPVRVYRDDKFERIFKMYAEKLGCDQNKIVLSFDGDKISPSETPDTLGMEDGDMIEVHVKSS
- the LOC107467400 gene encoding uncharacterized protein LOC107467400 isoform X2, producing the protein MQDDEFADELEPLFDYSRVQPPVIPLDDADDDDDKDAVPPKKGKASHDPVVPEKKKTDVKPVPVVDIDDEDDWLPPPPKVSTDAHKSIDEDSTLKKLRLKKQELQDLFKTVEESEKSEICDSPKSSMDDTSEKTSKPAERPKILISIQDKSEKKPVRVYRDDKFERIFKMYAEKLGCDQNKIVLSFDGDKISPSETPDTLGMEDGDMIEVHVKSS
- the LOC107467400 gene encoding uncharacterized protein LOC107467400 isoform X1; translation: MADDEFADELEPLFDYSRVQPPVIPLDDADDDDDKDAVPPKKGKASHDPVVPEKKKTDVKPVPVVDIDDEDDWLPPPPKVSTDAHKSIDEDSTLKKLRLKKQELQDLFKTVEESEKSEICDSPKSSMDDTSEKTSKPAERPKILISIQDKSEKKPVRVYRDDKFERIFKMYAEKLGCDQNKIVLSFDGDKISPSETPDTLGMEDGDMIEVHVKSS